CTCGGCCATGTAAGCGCCGCTCATTCCAGATATGCCCATCGCTATGCTTCCTCCCACTCCGGCGGTTATCACAAATCCGGAATCCTGGACGCCTGAGAGGTACGCTCCGAGAACCACGCCCATGATCGTGAGAACGCCATCAAATGCGTTCATCACGAAAAGACGCCTGGCTATCTCCAGAGCGCCGCTGGCTTTGAGGTACCTCCTGTAAAGCTCTATGCGCGAGGTCACCACGATCTACCACACAGGAGATGATTCACAGGATCTTTAACGTTTTGAATCCGGGATACGCGCGACCTCAGGATGGGCTCACGGATTTTCTGGCGAGCTCGAACTATTGAAAGTCCAGTCAGAAATCAACACCTACTGACACAGTACCTCACGAAATCACCAACGCTCTCATACATATGATGACTTCCAGAGGAGGTGCTGGTCCTGCTATGCGCTTTTGGAAAATGAATGTGCGATTCCAGCAACCTGCTTGACCTCTAAGTTGCTGAAAACGCAAAAGCGATCACCAGGGAGACATGTCCCAGTGGATGAATGGCTTACAGGCACGCTCATCCAGAAGGACGGATGCATTCTCGCAGAAGGCTTAAAAGTTGTGTGATTTATCTCCTGAAGGGGGTCGGTGAACATAGAGAACCTCTGCGCATCTCTGAGGAAGCTGGCTGAGGATGGTGCGGATGCGATCTCCAGGGCGGGGGATGTCCTGGTTGTATCGCATATCGATGCTGATGGTCTGACCGCAGCTGGAGTGATATGCACAGCCCTCTCGAGAAAGGGCATGGATTACACACCTCTCTTCTTCAAGCAGCTTACTAAAAACGAGCTCGAGAGCATCGCAGATGTGGGATCAGATCTGGTGATCTTCACAGATCTTGGAAGCGGCATCATCCAGGAGATCTCGGCTCTTGATATCAAAGCTGTTATCGCTGACCACCACCGTCCTGGAAGCACTGAGCGGTACAGGGGAATAGTGCACATCAATCCACATCTTCTTGGCGGGGATGGCGCGACCCAGATAAGCGGCAGCGGGGCCGCATTCCTTCTCGCGAATGCTCTGGGGAAGAACGAGGATCTATCTGCGCTCGCTGTGGTTGGCGCAGTCGGCGATCTCCAGGATCTCTCGTCTGGCAGGCTCGTCGGTCTCAACCGCAGGATAATCGATACAGGCTCGAGAGCAGGCGTTCTGTCCTTCGGCCCGGATCTCAGGCTCTTCGGCAAGCAGACGCGTCCTGTATTCAAGATGCTCGAGTACTCCACAGATCCTTACATTCCCGGATTATCGGGGGATGAGGAGGCGTGCATCTCCTTCCTGAAGGAGATAGGGATACGGCTCGGCGGGGAGCGGTGGAGGAGGTGGATAGATCTCGACCGGGATGAGCGCGCGAGGGTTGTCTCCGCGCTGATCCGTCATGGTTTGCGTTCTGGCATTCCTGGATTCAGGCTTGAGCGTCTCGTCGGGGAGGTATACACGCTCACGCGTGAGAGGGAGGGCACGGAGCTCAGGGATGCGAGCGAATTCTCCACCCTGCTGAACGCCACGGCTAGGTACGGCCACTCCAAGATCGGCTTGGATGTATGCCTCGGCGACAGGGATGGGGCGCTTGAGGAGGCGAGGCTTCTTCTGAGCCAGCACAGGCAGAACCTTCTCAATGGCATCAAGCTTGTGAAGGAGCGCGGTCTGATACAGCTGTCGAACATACAGTACTTCGATGCGGGTGAGGATATACTCGATACCATAGTGGGCATCGTGGCGGGGATGGTATTTCAGATAGCAGACAGATCGAAGCCCATTCTGGCATTCGCATCCACTCCGGATGGCATGCTCAAGGTCTCGGCGCGGGGAACACAGGACCTTGTGAGAGCAGGCCTGGATCTTTCGCGTGCGGTCTCTGCATCAGCCGGTGATGTCGGCGGCGTCGGAGGAGGCCACAGCATCGCAGCCGGTGCCACAATACCCCCACAGAGCAGGGATGAGTTCCTCTCGATCATTGACAGAATCGTCGGGGAGCAGCTGAGGAGAAACCAGAGCGCTTGAATGCGGGGATCCTCGCCAGGCGCCGTTAGGACTCGGATCTACACAGGAGGCAGGTAGCCGGACTCCACAGCATGGTTCTTGGCAACCAGCAACCTTTCGTCCATGCTGAAGTTTCCTATGAACATGTGTGTGATCGTCGACTGCTCCTCCCTTGGCTGCTCGCGCTCCTCATCGTACACAACATAGCCCATCCTGCCCATACCGCTGAAGTTCGCGTTTATGACCAGCTCGGTCCAGCTCGGGAACATCCTGAGATCCATGCGCGATGAAAGCCTGCTGCAGTCCTCGAACTCCTTCTCACCGACCATGCTCAGATTGTAGTTCATGAAGCGCGTGCTCTCCCTGAACTTCTGGTCGTAGGTGAAGAGATGAGCCTCAGGGTCTGTCTTCGATCCCAGACGAATAATCGGCTGCGACTGGGCGATGCCGAGAACCATCAGTATCAAAGCTATCGCCACTAGCCTCCTACATCTTGGCATCACAGTGAGAGTCGCGGTATGATGTTATAATCTTTCCGCATTGCTTTATGGTTCGTGTAATCAGATCATCGCGCCCAGCAAGCATCTGACATCGCAGGATTTATGATCTGTTGTGCCTGTGAATGCCGATTCCCGATTTTTCATTCAGTGATTCAAGTACACTACCTCAAGATCAACTCAAGAAAGGTAGACTACCCACTTTTTGGTCATCGCATAACGCTTTACGCAACAGGTCCGGATATTACTTTCGCCGTGGATGGCATGAGTTTATCTATGATGCGGTCTCACTTCATATCACCTCTCAAAGAAAACTAGAGGCTGGTTGAATGAAAGATATTGAGCAGATCATATCCAGGCTCAGAGAGCTTGGGATCGATGTCAGCACCGGGGATGTGGAGAATAGATACCGCCTTCTTGTCGACAGGTTTCAGGTCCCTCCCCGGGAGGCGCAGAGAAGCGTTCTTAACTACTACCTGAAGGAGAAGGGCATCGCGCTTCCCGCCAGAAAGAGCGAGCAGGTGAAGATAAACCAGATCCGCGAGCCTGGAAGGTGGGTGGACCTGGAGGCGAAGGTTCTGAGCCTCTTTGATTCCCCCAGTCCTGCGATATCCCAGGCTGGGATTTTAGGAGATGAGACAGGCAACATACGGTTCGTCAAGTGGGCGAAGTCCGGGCAGCCTGACCTTGTTGAGGGGAGGAGCTACCTTCTCAGGAACCTCGTGACGGACGAGTTCCAGGGTAGGTTCAGCGTCAAGATAAACAGAAGCACTGAGATCTCAGAGCTCGGGAGAGATATCGAGTCTGTTATGCTTCCACAGAGCTCCGCAGATTACAGGGTCTCGGACATCAGAGGGCCTGGGCAGTGGATCAACCTCAGGGCCAAGGTCGTCCAGCTCTGGGAGCCCTCGAGCGAGTCGATCCAGCAGCAGGGCCTGCTCG
This Methanothrix sp. DNA region includes the following protein-coding sequences:
- a CDS encoding DHH family phosphoesterase — translated: MNIENLCASLRKLAEDGADAISRAGDVLVVSHIDADGLTAAGVICTALSRKGMDYTPLFFKQLTKNELESIADVGSDLVIFTDLGSGIIQEISALDIKAVIADHHRPGSTERYRGIVHINPHLLGGDGATQISGSGAAFLLANALGKNEDLSALAVVGAVGDLQDLSSGRLVGLNRRIIDTGSRAGVLSFGPDLRLFGKQTRPVFKMLEYSTDPYIPGLSGDEEACISFLKEIGIRLGGERWRRWIDLDRDERARVVSALIRHGLRSGIPGFRLERLVGEVYTLTREREGTELRDASEFSTLLNATARYGHSKIGLDVCLGDRDGALEEARLLLSQHRQNLLNGIKLVKERGLIQLSNIQYFDAGEDILDTIVGIVAGMVFQIADRSKPILAFASTPDGMLKVSARGTQDLVRAGLDLSRAVSASAGDVGGVGGGHSIAAGATIPPQSRDEFLSIIDRIVGEQLRRNQSA
- a CDS encoding replication protein A, which gives rise to MKDIEQIISRLRELGIDVSTGDVENRYRLLVDRFQVPPREAQRSVLNYYLKEKGIALPARKSEQVKINQIREPGRWVDLEAKVLSLFDSPSPAISQAGILGDETGNIRFVKWAKSGQPDLVEGRSYLLRNLVTDEFQGRFSVKINRSTEISELGRDIESVMLPQSSADYRVSDIRGPGQWINLRAKVVQLWEPSSESIQQQGLLGDETGVVRFVKWAKSGQPDLVEGRSYLLRNLVTDEFQGRFSVKINRSTVIEETEEPIEVSLNRRISGAIVDIQKGSGLIKRCPTCRRPLSKGICAEHGKVEGVYDLRVKAAIDDGLIVQDILINRERVEELIGLTMDQAKEMAMEALDHEVVLALIEEKLIGRYFEVTGPVRDRYLLVDSIKEMAFSEDDLSLLVSRAEGL